The DNA region ACACGATCTAATTGCGCGGATGAAACGCATGGCTTACCGACCACAGGCAGTACGACAAGTGCTGATACCTAAAGAAGGAAAAGCTGGCGCAACGAGGCCATTAGGGATTAGTAATTTCGAAGATAAGCTGGTGCAGTATCGAGTGCAGGAACTTCTGGGAAGTATCTATGAACCAATCTTTCTTGACTGGTCATATGGTTTCAGACCGGGACGAAGCTGCCATGATGCGATAAGCGATCTATGCAATCACCTGTATTCGAATGAAGTAGAGGTAGTAATCGATGTTGATTTAGCCAACTTTTTCGGCACGATCGATCACGGAATTCTAAAAGATTTGCTGAGTGTAAAAGTAAAAGACACGAAATTCATGCGATATATCAGCCGAATGTTAAAAGCTGGCATACTTGTGGAAGGCGAGTTAAGTGTAAGCGATGAGGGCGTGCCGCAAGGGTCATGCGCCAGTCCAATATTTTCGAATATAGTCGCCCACTACGTGATTGATGAATGGTTAGAAGATATAGTCATGCCATTGATGAAAGGTACGATCAAAGCGGTTCGCTATGCTGATGATCTTGTCATCTGTTGTCGATATGAAGAAGATGCAATAAGGGTTAGAAAGGCATTGGGTAAACGACTGGATAAATACAAGCTCAAACTCAATGAAGAAAAGACGAAAATGGTTAATTTTTCA from bacterium includes:
- the ltrA gene encoding group II intron reverse transcriptase/maturase, with the translated sequence MRTLESQGNADTALTEIAYLSAQNPAQAFHSLMHHINEGSLRRCFDKLDGKKALGIDGISKAAYGENLPANLHDLIARMKRMAYRPQAVRQVLIPKEGKAGATRPLGISNFEDKLVQYRVQELLGSIYEPIFLDWSYGFRPGRSCHDAISDLCNHLYSNEVEVVIDVDLANFFGTIDHGILKDLLSVKVKDTKFMRYISRMLKAGILVEGELSVSDEGVPQGSCASPIFSNIVAHYVIDEWLEDIVMPLMKGTIKAVRYADDLVICCRYEEDAIRVRKALGKRLDKYKLKLNEEKTKMVNFSKNKTRRGIKQEAFDFLGFTFYLGRSLKGNITPKVKTCGKRYRSKLNKIKDWARQIRNRESLGSIWKTFCAKLRGHVQYYGVSFNSKAVAKFLREAEKILFKWLNRRSQRKSFDWDKFRLFQKIHPLPEAKVRHRLF